The Leifsonia xyli genomic sequence GCGGGTCGCGGATGACATCGAGCACGGGCGCGAGGCCCTGGTGGATGCCGAGCTCGCGCATCGACAGGCCGATCAGCCCGGCCATCTCCTCCACCAGCTCGGGGTCGAAGGACGCACCCCACGCCAGCGGCGTCGGGAACGTCGCCGCCTTCCATGCCGCGAGCCCGGTGAGGCACTCCTCGTGCACCAGCGCGGGGATGCCCAGCCGGGTCTCCTCCTTCAGCCGGCGCTGCTCCGACCACAGCCAGGCGGCGCGCTCGGCAGGGTCGACCGGTCGGGTGCCGTAGACGCGGGTGAGCTGGCCGAGGCCGTGCTCGGTGGCGTCCGCGTAGGCGCCGGGGTTGCCCATCTCGCCGGCCATCGGCGCGACCAGCTCGTCGCCCTTGTCGACCCAGTACCCGACGAGCTGCGCGAGCTTCTCCTCGAGGGTCATCTCGGCGAGCAGCGCGCGCACCCGCTCGGAGGGCGCAGAGGGATGGAGGGATTCGGTCATGTCGGATCTCACTTCTTGAGCAGAGCGGGCGATCAGCCCTTGACGGCGCCGGTCAGACCGCCGACGATGCGGCGTTCGAACAGGCTGAAGAACACCAGCGCCGGAATCATGGACAGCGACGTGAAGGCGAGGACCTTCGCCGTGTCCTGCGAGTACTGCGACGAGAACGCCTGCACTCCCAGCGGCAGGGTGAACGTCGCTTCGTTGTTGAGGAGGAAGAGCGGCAGCAGGTAGCTGTTCCAGCTCGCGATGAACGCCAGGATGCCGACGGTGATCACGCCCGGCAGGGAGAGCCGGAGCACCATCCGCCAGAAGAAGCCGAGCCTGCTGCAGCCGTCGATGAACGCGGCCTCCTCGATCTCGTCCGGGATGGCCCGCAGGAACGGCACCAGGATGATGATCGTCGTCGGCAGGGCGAACGCGATCTGCGGCAGGATGACGCCGCCGAGCGAGTTCATCAGGCCGATGTTGCGCACCACGATGTAGAGCGGGGTGATCGCGACCGTGATGGGGAACATCAGGCCCGCGGCGAACAGGGCGTAGAGGAACCCGCGCCCGCGGAACTTGTAGCGCGCCAGCACGTAGCTCGCCGCCAGGCCGAGCACGATCACGCCGAAGGTGGTCGCCAGCGCGACGATCGTCGAGTTGCCGACCTCCTGCCAGAACGTGCTGCCGCTGAGGACGCTCAGGTAGTTCTGGACGTTCCAGGGGTTCGGGAACCCGGCGGGGTCGACCGTGATCTGCGAGTTGGTGCGGAAGCCGCCGAGCACGATGTACGCGATCGGCACGAGCATCAGGGCGATGACGACGAGCGCCACGAAGTAGATGATCGGCGAGCCCCAGGGGAGGCCCTTCTCCTTGCGCCGGGTCGTGCCCGGGAGCGTGGGCTCGGGAGTGGCGGTGAGGGTCGTCATCGTCCCTTCCTTTCTGCGCGCTGCGCCTTCCGGCTGTCGCCGGTGAGGGCGCCCGCGGTGTCGCGCCGGAGCACGAACCGCTGGTAGACGAGTGCGACGATGAGCGAGATCAGGAAGATCACGACGGCGACGGCGTTGCCGTAGCCGAAGTTGCCCGCATTGCGGCCGTTCGCGACCATGTACGTCGCCATAGTGGAGGTGCCGGCCGTCGATGCGACGTACTGGCCCCAGATGATTTAGACGAGGTCGAACAGCTGCAGCGCCCCGATGATCGACAGGAACGCCCAGATGCGGAGCGTCGGGCCGAGCAGCGGCAGCGTGATGCGCCGCTGGATCTGCCAGTACGACGCGCCGTCCAGCGCAGCCGCCTCGTACAGCTCCTCCGGGATGCCCTGGAGGCCGGCGAGGAAGAGGATGACGGCGAAGCCGACGTACTTCCAGGTCAGGATGCCCATCAGGGTCCAGATCGCGAGGCTCGGGTCGGAGAGCCAGTCGTGGACGAGGGCGTCGAGGCCGAGGTTCTTGAGCATGCCGTTGAGCGCGCCGTTGGTGGCGAGCATCAGGCTCCAGCCCGTGCCGACCACGACCTCGGCGATCACGTAGGGCACGAAGATCAGGACGCGGATGATCGACTGGCCGCGCATCTTGCGGTTGAGCAGCAGCGCCAGCAGGATCGCGATCGGACCCTGCAGCACGATCGACATCACGACGATGAATGCGTTGTGCGCCAGCGCCTGCTGGAACGCCGAGTCGGTGAGGATCGTGATGTAGTTCTGAAGGCCGACGAAGTCGGTCGGGGTCCCGTAGCCCGCCCAGCGGAAGAAGCCGTAGTAGGCCGCCATCACGACCGGGGCGATCACGAAGCCCAGGAAGACGATGACCGCGGGTCCGGCCAGGAGAGCGATCTCCAGGCGTCCGGACCAGCGGCCCTTGCGGGGGCGGCGCCGGCGCGACGGGGGCGACGCGATCGCGTCGCCCCCGCCGTGCTGCGCGAGACCCGCGGCCGGCTCGAGGCCGGTGGTGTTCTCGCGGATGTCAGTCACGAGCTAACCTGCCTCAGCCCTTCTTCGCCGCGTCGTTGGCCGCCTGGATGAGCTGCTTCGGGTCGCTCTTACCGGCGAGCATGTCCACGACCGCGACGTTCAGCGCGTTGCCGACGTTCTGGCCGAGGACGGTGTCGAGCCACTGCGAGACGTAGGGCGCCTTGTTGTAGGCGGCCAGCACATCCTTCAGGTAGGGCTCGGTGACGACCTTCTGGGCCTCCGAGTTCACCGGCGGGGCGTTGAAGGCCTTGTAGTAGGCCTCCTGCTGGTCCGTGGTGGCAACGAAGTTGAGGAAGTCGGCGCACTCCTTGGGGGCCTTGACCGAGCACGAGTACCCGTCGACGCCGCCCATGATCGAGCCCGGCTCGCCCTTGCCGCCCGGAACCTCCGGGAACGGGTAGAAGCCGAGGTCCGGAAGAGGCTTCTGGTCGGGGGTGAGGGACGCGATCACGCCCGGGTCCCAGGCGCCCATGAGCTCCATGGCCGCCTTGTGGTTGGCGACGAGGCCGGCCGAGCTGCCCGCGCCCTGCTGGGCGGAGGTGGTGAGGAAGCCGTCGTTGAAGGGCTTGGTGTCGGAGAACTTCTGCAGGTCCTCCGCGGCCTTCAGCCAGCAGCCGTCCGAGAAGGACTTCGAGTCGGCGGTCTTCTCCATGGTGGAGCCGGCGCACTCGCGCAGCGCGAACCAGTAGAACCAGTGTGCGGCGGGCCAGGCGTCCTTCGCGCCGAGCGCGATGGGGGCGACGCCGGTGCTCTTGAGCTTGGTCACGTCGTCGTTGAGGTCGCTGATCGTCTTCGGCGCGTCGGTGATGCCCGCGGCCTTGAACAGATCCTGGCTGTAGAACAGGCCGCCCGGGAGCACGGCGATGGGCATGGCCCACACCTTGTCCTGGTAGGTCTCGGCCTTGAACGAGCCCTCGGAGATGTTCTTCTTCGTGTCGGACGACACCTTGTCGGTGATGTCCATGAGCTGACCGGCGTTGACCATCGCCGCCATCTTGCCGCCGCCTCGCTGCAGGAAGATGTCGGGGGCGTCGCCGGAGTTCAGCGCGGTCTGGAGCTTGCCGTCGAGGTCTTCGTTCTGGATCGACTGGACCTTGATGGTGACGTTCGGGTTCTTCTTCTCGAAGGCCGCGACGGCGTTCTTCCAGAACTCCTGGCCGGGGCCGGTGGTGGAGTTCTGCCAGAGGGTCATGTTGACCTTGCCGTTGCTGCTCGAGCTGTCGGAGCCTCCGCTGCACCCGGTGAGGGCGAGCGCGCCGGCCATCACGACGGCCGCTCCGGTGAGGAGCTTGGTGCCTTTCATGTGATTCCAACCTGTTCTCTTCGTTGAGGTGGGGACGACAGGAGTGTCGCAAGCGCTGAGCACGGTGTCAAACGTTTTCGAAAACCTTTTCTACGCTATGCTCAACGGCCATGGGACGACGTCCGACCATCAATGACGTGGCGGAGGCAGCCGGTGTTTCGGTTGCCACCGTCTCGAAGGCTGTGAACGGCCGCTACGGTGTGGCGGTCGAGACGGTCGAGCGTGTGCTCCAGGTCGTGCAGGAGCTAGGGTACGAATCCAGCCTGGTCGCGAGCAGTATGCGGTCACGCCGCACGGGGGTCATCGGCGTGCTGGTCGCAGACTTCGAGCCGTTCTCGGCGGAGATCCTCAAGGGCGTCGGCGCCGCCCTCCACGACTCCCGCTACGACCTGCTGGCGTACAGCGGCTCGCGGCAGCCGTCGAGCGAGGGATGGGAGCGCCGCTCGTTGAGCCGGCTGAGCGGAACGCTCATCGACGGCGTGATCATGGTGACGCCGACCGTGGTGAGCGCCAACGCGGACGTGCCCATGGTCGCCATCGACCCGCACACCGGCCGGGCGGACGTGCCGACGGTGGAGTCGGACAGCTTCGGCGGCGCGCGCAACGCGATCGCCTTCCTGATCGGGCTGGGCCACCGGCGGATCGCCTTCGTCGCCGGACGTCCGGACCTGCGCTCGTCGAGCCTCCGCGACGCGGGCTACCGTCGCGCGCTGGGTGAGGCGGGCATCCCGTTCGACCCTTCGCTCGTGGCGGTGGGCCGTTACGAGCACGACACCGTGAAGGAGGTCGCGCTGCCGCTGCTGGCGCGCCCCGACCGGCCGACAGCGGTCTTCGCGGCCAACGACATCTCGGCGATCGCGGTGATAGAGGTGGCGGCGGAGCTCGGCCTGGATGTGCCGCGCGACCTCTCCGTCGTCGGCTTCGACGACATCCCGGAGGCGTCGCAGTACAGCCCGCCGCTGACCACCGTGCGTCAGCCGATGCAGAGCCTGGGCGCCGCGGCGGCCGACCTGCTGATCGCCCTCATGAACGGCGAGACGCCCGAGCGCACGCACCTGCGTCTCCCGACGCGCCTCGTCCGCCGCGCCACCACCGCCCCGCCCGCCTGACGCACCCACTCGCGCCGCCGGCTCCGCGATTCGTGACGAATGGTCGCGATTCGTGACGAATGGCGACCATTCGTGACGAATCGATGCGGGGTGCGGCGCCGTGGCGAGGGTCAGACGGTGAAGCGGGCGGCCAGCCACGCGGCTTGCGTGCGCCACTGGAGGTGGCCGCCGCCCTCGTGGTCGTTGAACGGGTAGACCTCGATCGCGCGGTCCTCCGCGGCGAGGTGGTTGTACGCGGCGAACGTCGTCGACGGCGGCACCACCGTGTCCATCAGCGCAACCGAGAACAGCGACGGCACGTGGATGCGGCGGGCGAAGTTCACTCCGTCGAAGTACGAGACCGTCCGGAACACGTCCTCGATCTCGTCGCGGTGCACGGACAGGTAGGTCGCGATCTCCTGGTACGGACCGCCGACCGCGACCTCGACGCCGCGGCGGAAGGCGCAGAGGAACGCGACGTCCGGCATCGCCGCGGCCACGTCGTTTGAGAGCGCCGCCGCCGCGAGCGCGATGCCGCCGCCCTGGCTGCCGCCGGTCACGGCGATCCGCGACGCGTCGACGAACGGCAGCTCCCGCACGGCGTCGACCGCGCGCACCGCGTCGGTGAACACCCGGCGGTAGTAGTACGTCTCGGGCGAGTGGATGCCGCGGGTCATCACGCCGGGGGTGGCCGGCCCCGAGCCGTGCGGGTCGGGGGTGTCGCCGCCGCTGCCCCATCCACTGCCCTGGCCGCGGGTGTCCACGAACACGTGCACGTAGCCGGCGAGCGCCCACGACACGTTCTCGCCGGCGAGGCCGCGGCCGCCGCCGTAGCCCTGGAACTGCACCACCGCGGGCAGCGGGCCGTCCGCCTCCAGGGGCCGCGACACCCACGCGCGCACCGGCTCGCCGCCGAAACCCGGGAACACCAGGTCGTCGACGAGGAGCTGGGTCACCGGCGTCTCGGCCGGCGTCAGCTCGGGCACTCCGCCCGCCGCGCGCGCCTCGGAGAGGGTGCGCGCCCAGAACGCGTCGAAGTCGGCCGGCTCCTGCACGTCCGGGCGGAAGGTCAGCAGGTCGGCGTGGGACAGGTCGGTGAGCGGCATCGGTCTCGCTTTCGGCGCGGTTTTCCGGGGAGTGCCGACGGCGGCGGGGTACACCCGGCGCAGGTCGGCGTGGCCGACATTGTGGCACACCGCGACGACCGCGCCGCGAAGGGGCCCGAGTGGATGTGCGACAGTGGCACCATGCCCGAGCCCACCCGACCGACGTTGGAGGCGATCGCCCGCGAGGCGTCCGTGTCGCTGTCCACCGTGTCCAAGGTGCTCAACGGGCGGCCCGGCGTCGCGGCCGCGACGAGGCGGCTGGTCGAGGACCTGCTGCACGACTCCGGCTACGCCCGCCGCGGTGTGGATGCGGAGCGCGGCGAGACGGTCGAGCTCGTGCTCGAGAACCTGGCGAGCGAGTGGTCGGTGGAGGTGATCCGCGGCGTGGAACGGGTGGCCCGGGAGGCCGGGCTCGCCATGACCCTGTCGACGATCGGCGACTATCACGCGGCCGGCGACGACCTCATCACCGGGGTGCTGCGGCGCAAGCCGGTCGCGGTCGTGCTGCAGTTCTCGAATCTCACGGCTGACCACCGGCGGCAGTTGCGGGCGCGCAACATCCCCTTCGTCGTCGTGGACCCGGCGGGCGACCCGCCGCCGGACGTCCCCGCGATCGGCGCCACGAACTGGGCGGGCGGGCTGGCCGCGACGCGTCACCTCGCCGCGCTCGGGCACGAGCGCATCGCGGCGATCGGCGGCCCGGCCGACCTGCTGTGCTCGCGGGCCCGAGTCGCCGGGTACCAGGCGGCGCTGCAGGAAGCCGGCCTCCCGGCCGCTGCGCCGGTCGAGTCTGCGGGCTTCTCGCGCGCGGACGGCGAGCGGGAGGGGCGCCGCCTGCTCGGCGCCGCGCCGGCGGAACGCCCGACCGCGATCGTCTGCGCCAACGACATGCAGGCGCTCGGGGTGTACGACGCGGCGTTCGCGCTCGGCCTCGACGTGCCGGGCGACGTCTCCGTCGTCGGCTTCGACGACGCCCCGTCCGCGTCCTGGGCCCGCCCGCCGCTCACGACCGTCCGGCAGCCGCTCCAGGAGATGGCGGAGGAGGCCGCGCGGCTGGCGCTGCGCCTGCGCGCCGGGGCGGCTGAGAGCACCCGCCTGGAGCTCGCCACCAGCCTGATCGAGCGCGGGTCGACGGCGCCGCCGCGCTCCTGAACGAAAGTTTTCCAACCTCGCGCCGAAACTTGCTCCCGCTCCCGAGGCCGTCCTAGCGTCGCTGAGGGATCCACGGGAGGAAGGCCGACGATGACCGACGACACACCCAGGCTCCGCGTCGCCATGATCGGCTACGGCTTCATGGGCGCCGCGCACTCGCAGGGCTGGCGGACCGCTCCGCGTTTCTTCGACCTCCCCGCCGAGCCGGTGATGGATGTGATCGTCGGGCGCGACGCCGCCCGCGTCGAGGACGCCCGCCGCCGCTTCGGCTGGCAGCGCGCCGCGACCGACTGGCGCGAGGTCGTCGCCGACCCGGACATCGACATCGTCGACATCTGCACGCCGGGCGACAGTCACGCCGAGATCGCGATCGCGGCGCTCGCGGCGGGCAAGCACGTGCTGTGCGAGAAGCCGCTCGCCAACACGGTCGCGGAGGCCGAGGCGATGACGGAGGCGGCCGAGGCCGCCGCCGCGCGCGGCATCCGGTCGATGGTCGGCTTCAGCTACCGCCGCGTGCCCGCGATCGGCGTGGCC encodes the following:
- a CDS encoding thiamine ABC transporter ATP-binding protein; its protein translation is MTTLTATPEPTLPGTTRRKEKGLPWGSPIIYFVALVVIALMLVPIAYIVLGGFRTNSQITVDPAGFPNPWNVQNYLSVLSGSTFWQEVGNSTIVALATTFGVIVLGLAASYVLARYKFRGRGFLYALFAAGLMFPITVAITPLYIVVRNIGLMNSLGGVILPQIAFALPTTIIILVPFLRAIPDEIEEAAFIDGCSRLGFFWRMVLRLSLPGVITVGILAFIASWNSYLLPLFLLNNEATFTLPLGVQAFSSQYSQDTAKVLAFTSLSMIPALVFFSLFERRIVGGLTGAVKG
- a CDS encoding sugar ABC transporter substrate-binding protein; this translates as MKGTKLLTGAAVVMAGALALTGCSGGSDSSSSNGKVNMTLWQNSTTGPGQEFWKNAVAAFEKKNPNVTIKVQSIQNEDLDGKLQTALNSGDAPDIFLQRGGGKMAAMVNAGQLMDITDKVSSDTKKNISEGSFKAETYQDKVWAMPIAVLPGGLFYSQDLFKAAGITDAPKTISDLNDDVTKLKSTGVAPIALGAKDAWPAAHWFYWFALRECAGSTMEKTADSKSFSDGCWLKAAEDLQKFSDTKPFNDGFLTTSAQQGAGSSAGLVANHKAAMELMGAWDPGVIASLTPDQKPLPDLGFYPFPEVPGGKGEPGSIMGGVDGYSCSVKAPKECADFLNFVATTDQQEAYYKAFNAPPVNSEAQKVVTEPYLKDVLAAYNKAPYVSQWLDTVLGQNVGNALNVAVVDMLAGKSDPKQLIQAANDAAKKG
- a CDS encoding LacI family transcriptional regulator, whose product is MGRRPTINDVAEAAGVSVATVSKAVNGRYGVAVETVERVLQVVQELGYESSLVASSMRSRRTGVIGVLVADFEPFSAEILKGVGAALHDSRYDLLAYSGSRQPSSEGWERRSLSRLSGTLIDGVIMVTPTVVSANADVPMVAIDPHTGRADVPTVESDSFGGARNAIAFLIGLGHRRIAFVAGRPDLRSSSLRDAGYRRALGEAGIPFDPSLVAVGRYEHDTVKEVALPLLARPDRPTAVFAANDISAIAVIEVAAELGLDVPRDLSVVGFDDIPEASQYSPPLTTVRQPMQSLGAAAADLLIALMNGETPERTHLRLPTRLVRRATTAPPA
- a CDS encoding acetylxylan esterase; the protein is MPLTDLSHADLLTFRPDVQEPADFDAFWARTLSEARAAGGVPELTPAETPVTQLLVDDLVFPGFGGEPVRAWVSRPLEADGPLPAVVQFQGYGGGRGLAGENVSWALAGYVHVFVDTRGQGSGWGSGGDTPDPHGSGPATPGVMTRGIHSPETYYYRRVFTDAVRAVDAVRELPFVDASRIAVTGGSQGGGIALAAAALSNDVAAAMPDVAFLCAFRRGVEVAVGGPYQEIATYLSVHRDEIEDVFRTVSYFDGVNFARRIHVPSLFSVALMDTVVPPSTTFAAYNHLAAEDRAIEVYPFNDHEGGGHLQWRTQAAWLAARFTV
- a CDS encoding LacI family transcriptional regulator, which gives rise to MSLSTVSKVLNGRPGVAAATRRLVEDLLHDSGYARRGVDAERGETVELVLENLASEWSVEVIRGVERVAREAGLAMTLSTIGDYHAAGDDLITGVLRRKPVAVVLQFSNLTADHRRQLRARNIPFVVVDPAGDPPPDVPAIGATNWAGGLAATRHLAALGHERIAAIGGPADLLCSRARVAGYQAALQEAGLPAAAPVESAGFSRADGEREGRRLLGAAPAERPTAIVCANDMQALGVYDAAFALGLDVPGDVSVVGFDDAPSASWARPPLTTVRQPLQEMAEEAARLALRLRAGAAESTRLELATSLIERGSTAPPRS